A window of the Tenebrio molitor chromosome 1, icTenMoli1.1, whole genome shotgun sequence genome harbors these coding sequences:
- the P5cr-2 gene encoding uncharacterized protein P5cr-2: protein MTSNLLKIGFIGGGKMAQAMAKGFISAGLAKGETMISSCHPSDVASAKAFKDLGAESLVENVPVVEKSDVIIVSVKPSVVPIALGDIKNSPDIKADKLFLSIAMGVTIKQLEQYLPKECRVVRVMPNIPALVRSGASVFVTGSKATDRDAQLTKKLLKSVGTCEQVTENLLDAITALSGSGPAYIYILIESLADGGVKMGLPRDLAYRLASQTVLGAAQMVRDTNVHPGVLKDDVTSAAGSTAAGLHVLEQKGFRAAVISAIEAATERCREVTQSSPTK from the exons ATGACGAGCaatctattaaaaattggATTTATCGGAGGTGGGAAAATGGCTCAAGCCATGGCCAAAGGATTCATTTCGGCAG GTCTGGCCAAGGGTGAGACGATGATTTCGAGCTGCCATCCCTCAGACGTGGCATCAGCGAAGGCCTTTAAG GATCTGGGAGCGGAGTCTCTCGTCGAGAACGTCCCCGTGGTGGAAAAATCCGACGTGATCATCGTTTCGGTGAAGCCTTCCGTGGTCCCCATCGCGTTGGGCGACATCAAAAACTCCCCCGACATCAAAGCCGACAAATTATTCTTATCGATAGCGATGGGGGTGACAATCAAGCAGCTGGAACAG TACTTGCCGAAAGAGTGTCGAGTGGTGCGGGTGATGCCTAACATCCCCGCCCTCGTACGAAGCGGGGCTTCCGTCTTCGTAACCGGGAGCAAAGCCACCGACCGCGACGCCCAACTCACAAAGAAACTCCTGAAATCGGTGGGGACCTGCGAGCAAGTGACTGAAAATCTGTTGGACGCCATCACGGCCCTGAGCGGCTCCGGCCCCGCATAT ATTTATATCCTGATAGAGTCGCTGGCCGACGGCGGCGTAAAAATGGGACTTCCCCGCGATCTGGCATACAGATTGGCCTCGCAGACGGTTCTGGGGGCGGCGCAGATGGTCAGAGACACCAACGTCCACCCCGGGGTCCTGAAGGACGACGTGACGTCGGCGGCGGGGTCCACCGCAGCCGGTCTGCACGTTCTGGAGCAGAAAG GTTTCCGTGCAGCAGTGATCAGTGCAATCGAAGCCGCTACCGAGAGATGTCGCGAGGTTACCCAATCCTCGCCTACTAAATAG